From one Haloferax marinisediminis genomic stretch:
- a CDS encoding DUF7509 family protein, translated as MRDSITRDDIRASLGRTTYDRFLVYVMGPYKSFNLNYVLSEQELRDIDIEDLPGPIRRLFAARDDIDDALALLRRLQGSLRADPGVNAFLAVDVDIDTDEVDAATQSIAFARASNATVFVLPFLGHNFGVGEEAGSVLERLSETHGDRIVFVHEASVTSEMIRAARARWDLRVETYDDEAELRKRIRLFVADVMNRELYGELERLD; from the coding sequence ATGCGCGACTCCATCACACGAGACGACATTCGAGCGTCGCTCGGACGCACCACCTACGACCGGTTTCTCGTCTACGTGATGGGTCCCTACAAATCGTTCAACCTGAACTACGTCCTCTCGGAGCAGGAACTGAGAGACATCGACATCGAGGACCTTCCGGGGCCGATTCGGCGGTTGTTCGCCGCACGCGACGACATCGACGACGCGCTCGCCCTCCTTCGCAGACTCCAAGGGTCACTGCGTGCCGACCCGGGCGTGAACGCGTTCCTCGCCGTCGATGTGGATATCGACACCGACGAAGTCGACGCCGCGACACAGAGCATCGCCTTCGCGCGGGCGAGCAACGCAACCGTGTTCGTCCTCCCCTTCCTCGGGCACAACTTCGGCGTCGGCGAAGAAGCAGGGTCGGTCCTCGAACGCCTCTCTGAGACGCACGGCGACCGAATCGTCTTCGTCCACGAAGCCTCGGTCACGAGTGAGATGATTCGTGCGGCACGAGCGCGCTGGGACCTCCGCGTGGAGACGTACGACGACGAAGCAGAGCTACGCAAACGAATCCGCCTCTTCGTCGCCGACGTGATGAACCGGGAACTCTACGGAGAGTTGGAGCGACTCGACTAG
- a CDS encoding metallophosphoesterase: MSGPLVEPIPGEPAAVAQTTRRGFPERSLVIADYHAGIEAGLRYERGVELPSNAAVRRERLCSLLDRTGADRLVVLGDLGHRIGEPKGAEAEELTDFVETVTDRAEITLVPGNHDGGLADFFDDRVEVTDRSGVRLGDVGFCHGHTWPSRDVLAADVVCSAHEHPAVRLEDEVGGARKERVWLRGSLVPDVFAEHFDVDVSELEWHDPEFVMFPAFNNTSGGTWVNVPGQGFLSPFLPDGLVDGEAYLLDGTRLGDYRRV; this comes from the coding sequence GTGTCCGGCCCGCTCGTCGAACCGATTCCCGGCGAACCCGCTGCCGTCGCGCAGACCACTCGCCGCGGATTCCCAGAGCGGTCGCTCGTCATCGCCGACTACCACGCCGGTATCGAGGCTGGACTGCGGTACGAGCGCGGGGTCGAACTCCCGTCGAACGCCGCGGTTCGTCGCGAGCGACTCTGCTCACTTCTCGACCGAACAGGTGCAGACCGCCTCGTCGTCCTCGGTGACTTAGGCCACCGCATCGGCGAGCCGAAGGGTGCGGAAGCCGAGGAGTTGACCGACTTCGTGGAGACCGTTACCGACCGGGCCGAGATAACGCTCGTCCCCGGCAACCACGACGGCGGCCTCGCGGACTTTTTTGACGACCGAGTCGAGGTGACAGACCGGTCTGGTGTCAGACTCGGCGACGTCGGATTCTGTCACGGCCACACGTGGCCCTCTCGGGACGTCCTCGCCGCCGACGTGGTCTGTTCGGCGCACGAACACCCGGCGGTCAGACTCGAAGACGAAGTCGGCGGGGCGCGAAAAGAGCGCGTCTGGCTCCGCGGGTCGCTCGTCCCGGACGTGTTCGCGGAACACTTCGACGTAGACGTTTCCGAACTGGAGTGGCACGACCCGGAGTTCGTGATGTTTCCGGCGTTCAACAACACCTCCGGTGGGACGTGGGTCAACGTCCCCGGTCAGGGATTCCTCTCACCGTTTCTGCCGGATGGACTCGTCGATGGTGAGGCGTACCTGTTGGACGGGACGCGGTTGGGTGACTATCGGCGGGTGTAG
- a CDS encoding DEAD/DEAH box helicase — protein MSDGEAAAGMDAFTTLSSPVRAALSERGFTTPTEPQRRAIPPLADGKNGLIIAPTGTGKTETAMLPVFSAISEAEDRFGISALYITPLRALNRDMRERLDWWGAVLDIDIDVRHGDTTQYQRQKQANDPPDVLVTTPETLQAMLTGKKLRKALSDVHHVVVDEVHELASAKRGAQLTIGLERLRELAGPFQRIGLSATVGSPAEVGKFLTGDRDFEIIEVDVDNRVEFDVVRPEVTKEDERLAGRLATDPEIASHVRTIRDIVQSHESVLVFVNTRQTAEALGSRFKALDDPIEVHHGSLSKDVRIDVEDRFKSGELDALICTSSMELGIDVGRVDHVVQYNSPREVSRLLQRVGRAGHRLGVVSRGTIITDHPDDTMEALAIARRAESGAVEPARVHHGSLDTVANQIVGVVMDYGDVSARRTYEIVTRAYPFRDLSEDDFRAVVRELSQNRLLWLDEDKDLLEKSSGTWQYFYANLSMIPDEETYDVHDISSRRQIGTLDEKFVLNFASPGATFIQRGEMWRVNDVDDEEARVNVSPIEDPGGEVPSWVGSEIPVPAPVAGEVGELRDVAAPQFESGADRDSVARDIAQRYPTDAATVSTALGPIERQVEADAPIPTATRLVLEGSPRKVTLNSCYGHRVNETLGRLLSALIGQRTGSSVGMEVDPYRVEFDVPGKVSPTTFAEVLRETDPAHVEALLELALKRSDSLKFTLAQVAAKFGALKRWQGKGRFGGDRLLAALEDTPVYDEAVREVFHTDLAVEETVELLRRVHEGDVELVVAREPTPIGTGGRGSGTDLLVPENADASVIQTIRDRIQNDRVLLACLHCKEWTRKTKVERVRDPPECPQCGATRIAALNPWDEETVKAVRAPEKDEEQERLTKRAYRSASLVQAHGKKAVIALAARGVGPHNAARIINKLREDEDDFYRDILEREREYARTQSFWD, from the coding sequence ATGTCAGACGGCGAGGCCGCCGCTGGGATGGACGCGTTTACGACGCTCTCGTCACCCGTCCGTGCGGCGCTCTCGGAACGTGGATTCACGACACCGACAGAGCCACAGCGTCGGGCGATTCCACCGCTGGCCGATGGAAAAAACGGGCTCATCATCGCACCGACCGGAACCGGAAAGACGGAGACGGCGATGTTGCCTGTTTTCTCGGCCATCAGTGAGGCCGAGGACCGGTTCGGTATCTCTGCACTCTACATCACGCCGCTTCGGGCGCTGAACCGCGACATGCGCGAGCGGCTCGACTGGTGGGGAGCGGTACTCGATATCGATATCGACGTTCGACACGGCGACACCACACAGTACCAGCGACAGAAGCAGGCGAACGACCCGCCGGACGTGCTGGTGACGACGCCCGAGACGTTGCAGGCGATGCTCACGGGGAAGAAGTTGCGGAAGGCCCTCTCCGACGTGCATCACGTCGTCGTCGACGAGGTTCACGAACTGGCCTCGGCCAAACGCGGGGCGCAGTTGACCATCGGATTAGAGCGTCTTCGGGAACTCGCGGGACCCTTCCAGCGAATCGGTCTCTCGGCAACTGTTGGGTCGCCCGCCGAAGTGGGGAAGTTCCTCACCGGGGACCGCGACTTCGAAATCATCGAAGTCGACGTGGACAACCGCGTGGAGTTCGACGTGGTCCGTCCCGAGGTGACGAAGGAAGACGAACGCCTCGCAGGCCGTCTCGCGACCGACCCCGAGATCGCGAGTCACGTCCGGACGATACGCGACATCGTCCAAAGCCACGAATCGGTGCTCGTCTTCGTCAACACCCGGCAGACTGCGGAAGCACTCGGGTCGCGGTTCAAGGCGCTCGACGATCCCATCGAAGTCCACCACGGGTCGCTCTCGAAAGACGTCCGTATCGACGTCGAAGACCGGTTCAAAAGCGGTGAGTTGGACGCGCTCATCTGTACGTCGTCGATGGAACTCGGCATCGACGTGGGCCGCGTCGACCACGTCGTCCAATACAACAGTCCCCGTGAAGTCTCCCGACTCCTCCAGCGAGTCGGCCGCGCTGGGCACCGACTCGGCGTCGTCTCCCGTGGGACCATCATCACTGACCACCCCGACGACACGATGGAGGCCCTCGCTATCGCCCGGCGGGCGGAGTCAGGGGCGGTCGAACCCGCCCGCGTACACCACGGCAGTCTCGACACCGTCGCCAACCAAATCGTCGGCGTCGTCATGGACTACGGCGACGTCTCTGCCCGGCGAACCTACGAAATCGTCACTCGGGCGTACCCGTTCCGTGACCTCTCTGAAGACGACTTCCGCGCCGTCGTCCGCGAACTCTCACAGAATCGATTGCTCTGGTTAGACGAAGACAAGGACCTCTTAGAGAAGTCGAGTGGGACGTGGCAGTACTTCTATGCGAACCTCTCGATGATTCCTGACGAGGAGACGTACGACGTCCACGACATCTCCTCACGGCGGCAAATCGGGACGCTCGACGAGAAGTTCGTCCTCAACTTCGCCTCGCCGGGCGCGACCTTCATCCAACGTGGTGAGATGTGGCGCGTCAACGACGTCGACGACGAGGAAGCACGAGTGAACGTCTCGCCAATCGAAGACCCCGGCGGCGAGGTGCCGTCGTGGGTCGGGTCCGAGATTCCAGTCCCCGCACCGGTCGCCGGCGAGGTGGGAGAACTCCGTGACGTGGCAGCACCGCAGTTCGAATCCGGGGCAGACCGAGACAGCGTCGCCCGCGACATCGCACAGCGGTATCCGACTGACGCGGCAACCGTGTCGACTGCGCTCGGCCCCATCGAACGACAGGTCGAGGCAGATGCGCCGATTCCGACCGCCACTCGCCTCGTCCTCGAAGGCTCACCGCGAAAGGTGACGCTGAACTCCTGTTACGGCCACCGGGTGAACGAGACGCTCGGCCGACTCCTCTCGGCGCTCATCGGCCAGCGAACCGGGTCGTCGGTCGGGATGGAAGTCGACCCGTACCGCGTCGAGTTCGACGTGCCGGGGAAGGTGAGTCCGACGACGTTCGCCGAGGTCCTTCGTGAGACGGACCCAGCGCACGTCGAGGCACTCCTCGAACTGGCGCTCAAGCGCTCCGACTCGCTGAAGTTCACGCTCGCGCAGGTCGCCGCGAAGTTCGGGGCGCTCAAACGCTGGCAGGGGAAGGGTCGCTTCGGCGGTGACCGACTGCTCGCCGCGCTCGAAGACACGCCAGTGTACGACGAGGCCGTCAGAGAGGTGTTCCACACCGATCTCGCCGTCGAGGAGACGGTCGAACTCCTCCGGCGAGTCCACGAGGGCGACGTAGAACTCGTCGTCGCCCGTGAACCGACGCCAATCGGGACCGGTGGCCGCGGGTCGGGAACCGACCTGCTCGTCCCAGAGAACGCCGACGCGAGCGTCATCCAGACGATTCGGGACCGGATTCAGAACGACCGGGTGTTGCTCGCGTGTCTCCACTGTAAGGAGTGGACGCGGAAGACGAAGGTCGAGCGCGTCAGGGACCCACCGGAGTGTCCGCAGTGTGGGGCGACGCGAATCGCCGCGCTGAACCCGTGGGACGAAGAGACGGTGAAGGCGGTTCGTGCCCCGGAGAAGGACGAAGAACAAGAGCGACTCACGAAACGCGCGTATCGCTCGGCGAGTCTGGTGCAGGCCCACGGCAAGAAAGCAGTCATCGCCCTCGCAGCGCGGGGCGTCGGCCCGCACAACGCGGCACGCATCATCAACAAACTCCGTGAAGACGAAGACGACTTCTACCGCGATATTCTCGAACGGGAGCGAGAGTACGCCCGGACGCAATCGTTCTGGGACTGA
- a CDS encoding ArsR/SmtB family transcription factor: protein MATNSPVDSDGLPEDPAELLPSTSVLTLDEYLDMQAALGDRTRFTLLYRLVHFGERSPKELEDALDVRANTLHYHLRKLVDVGLVEKRKRTRADEDGLFAYYRATSLGADILEYGVEELIRRERDYRDAYSSE from the coding sequence ATGGCGACGAACTCACCGGTCGACTCGGACGGACTGCCCGAAGACCCCGCCGAGTTACTGCCGTCGACGAGCGTCCTCACGCTGGACGAGTACCTCGACATGCAGGCGGCACTCGGTGATAGAACTCGATTTACCCTCCTGTACCGGTTGGTCCATTTCGGCGAGCGAAGTCCGAAAGAGCTGGAAGACGCCCTCGACGTGCGGGCGAACACGCTCCACTACCACCTCCGGAAACTCGTCGACGTCGGCCTCGTGGAGAAGCGAAAACGAACTCGCGCTGACGAAGACGGGTTGTTCGCCTACTACCGCGCGACGTCGCTCGGGGCGGACATCCTCGAATACGGCGTCGAGGAACTCATTCGACGAGAGCGTGACTACCGCGACGCTTACTCGTCGGAGTGA
- a CDS encoding DUF7522 family protein produces MSNLLPEEAQQKLISTCRTAAGDSLRSLTYFNRFDYLQVYLRGDLEQEADLNSFIGNEWHDFKMTQDAYRGSELGDYQYTIRVFENGYLVRITVEDMGVFVTTDGITMQDFEALRTAVTAILDEWAVAE; encoded by the coding sequence ATGTCAAATCTGCTCCCCGAGGAAGCACAGCAAAAGCTGATTTCGACGTGTCGAACGGCCGCTGGTGACAGTCTGCGGTCGCTGACGTACTTCAACCGATTCGACTACCTGCAAGTGTACCTCCGCGGCGACCTCGAACAGGAGGCCGACCTGAACTCGTTCATCGGAAACGAGTGGCACGACTTCAAGATGACACAGGATGCCTATCGCGGGTCCGAACTCGGCGACTATCAGTACACCATCCGCGTGTTCGAAAACGGCTACCTCGTCCGCATCACGGTCGAAGACATGGGCGTGTTCGTCACGACGGACGGCATCACGATGCAGGACTTCGAGGCGCTCAGAACCGCCGTAACGGCGATTCTCGACGAGTGGGCGGTCGCAGAGTAA
- a CDS encoding DUF5796 family protein: MSARNDIAPSTLGIELHDYGVEVEYIDNRSTVYRGVPEATTGTLNTPPGKEVHVLVTDPTETEGVMMYVNDLKTHDDVLESSGVGRVILAEGEEEELFPGVVVRRLPGHRFEIEAEPDVARGRVFVFVEDDWSENAYEFVSE; the protein is encoded by the coding sequence ATGAGCGCCCGGAACGATATCGCCCCGAGTACCCTCGGCATCGAACTCCACGACTACGGCGTCGAAGTGGAGTACATCGACAATCGGTCGACAGTCTACCGAGGCGTCCCCGAGGCAACCACGGGCACGCTGAACACGCCGCCCGGAAAGGAAGTCCACGTCCTCGTCACCGACCCGACCGAGACGGAAGGTGTGATGATGTACGTAAACGACCTCAAGACGCACGACGACGTGCTCGAATCGAGCGGTGTCGGCCGCGTCATCCTCGCCGAAGGCGAAGAAGAAGAACTGTTCCCCGGCGTCGTCGTCCGTCGCCTTCCCGGCCACCGATTCGAAATCGAGGCGGAGCCAGACGTCGCTCGTGGCCGTGTGTTCGTCTTCGTCGAAGACGATTGGAGCGAGAACGCCTACGAGTTCGTCTCTGAGTGA
- a CDS encoding DUF7508 domain-containing protein, translating to MLRKRWEPLEKQTIGKAPEAYGYYELGDADGELVGRGVGVLRDELKEVLAYGDGERVRWERATSLEHAERIAAEHDPE from the coding sequence ATGCTCCGGAAACGATGGGAGCCACTGGAGAAGCAGACGATTGGGAAGGCGCCAGAAGCCTACGGCTACTACGAACTCGGTGACGCAGATGGCGAACTCGTCGGCCGCGGCGTGGGCGTCCTCCGTGACGAGTTGAAAGAAGTACTCGCCTACGGCGATGGCGAGCGCGTCCGATGGGAGCGAGCGACGTCCCTCGAACACGCAGAGCGAATCGCCGCCGAACACGACCCCGAGTAG
- a CDS encoding CDC48 family AAA ATPase: protein MTEDGVTLVVRAAEKRDAGRGIARLPETARRELSVLSGETVVIEGTRETVAKMWPARPGADAGEILVDADTRANAGVKIGDTVRVQKIDVDDATAVTLAGPSAFERTSVSRETIEEVVKSEIRNRPLRAGDRVRVERLGGAALVVSETKPSGVVRVTDATKVSVTATESKGASEAVRDAVKSMTGSDGEGSQGRATGVTYEDIGGLDNELDLVREMIELPLSEPEVFAHLGIEPPKGVLLHGPPGTGKTLIAKAVANEVDATFITISGPEVLSKYKGESEEKLREVFKEARERSPSIIFFDEIDSIASKRDDAGDVENRIVGQLLSLMDGLDARGDVVVIGATNRVDSLDPALRRGGRFDREIEIGVPNVAGRREILDVHTRQMPLADDVDIDRLASRTHGFVGADLESLAKEAAMTALRRSRRSGDGVSVADLTVTRGDFESAMASVEPSAMREYVAEQPTKGFEAVGGLDDVKRTLERAVTWPLTYAPLFEAAATDPPTGLLLYGPPGTGKTLLARAIAAESEVNFIHVAGPELLDRYVGESEKSVREVFDRARQAAPSILFFDEIDALATNRDSMGSDSGVTERVVSQLLTEMDNAADNPNLVVLAATNRRDALDPALLRPGRLETHVEVPAPDIEARRAILDVHVRDKPLSSDVDLNDVAAHMDGYTGADVAAVCREAALRAIQDVADAYEGTTANEHADEIRITRDHFNAALGSVSPTLS, encoded by the coding sequence ATGACCGAAGACGGGGTGACACTCGTGGTCCGCGCCGCTGAAAAACGCGACGCGGGTCGCGGCATCGCCCGCCTCCCGGAGACTGCACGCCGGGAACTCAGCGTGTTGAGCGGCGAGACAGTGGTCATCGAAGGGACTCGCGAGACAGTCGCGAAGATGTGGCCTGCTCGCCCCGGCGCCGACGCCGGCGAGATTCTCGTCGATGCCGACACGCGAGCGAACGCTGGCGTGAAAATCGGGGACACCGTCCGCGTCCAGAAGATAGACGTCGACGACGCCACGGCGGTGACACTCGCCGGGCCCAGCGCGTTCGAGCGAACTAGCGTTAGCCGCGAGACCATCGAAGAGGTGGTGAAATCCGAGATTCGGAATCGGCCCCTACGGGCAGGTGACCGCGTTCGTGTCGAGCGCCTCGGCGGTGCCGCCCTCGTCGTGAGCGAGACCAAACCGAGCGGTGTCGTTCGCGTCACCGACGCCACGAAGGTCTCTGTGACCGCGACAGAGTCGAAAGGTGCGAGTGAGGCAGTTCGAGATGCCGTGAAGAGTATGACGGGCAGCGATGGTGAGGGGAGCCAGGGGCGCGCGACGGGCGTGACCTACGAAGACATCGGTGGCCTCGACAACGAACTCGACCTCGTCCGGGAGATGATAGAACTCCCACTTTCGGAACCGGAGGTATTCGCTCACCTCGGCATCGAACCGCCGAAAGGCGTGCTCCTCCATGGCCCGCCGGGGACCGGAAAGACGCTCATCGCGAAAGCCGTCGCCAACGAAGTCGACGCGACGTTCATCACGATTTCGGGGCCCGAAGTGCTCTCGAAGTACAAAGGCGAGTCCGAAGAGAAACTCCGAGAGGTGTTCAAAGAGGCTCGCGAGCGCTCGCCGAGCATCATCTTCTTCGACGAAATCGACTCGATTGCGTCGAAACGTGACGACGCGGGAGACGTCGAAAATCGCATCGTCGGACAACTTCTCTCGCTCATGGACGGCCTCGACGCCCGTGGAGACGTGGTCGTCATCGGCGCGACGAACCGCGTCGATAGCCTCGACCCGGCGCTCCGCCGCGGTGGACGATTCGACCGCGAGATAGAGATTGGCGTCCCGAACGTGGCCGGCCGACGTGAGATTCTCGACGTGCACACCCGCCAGATGCCGCTGGCAGACGACGTCGACATCGACCGACTCGCCTCGCGGACACACGGATTCGTCGGTGCTGACCTCGAATCGCTGGCGAAAGAGGCAGCCATGACTGCACTTCGTCGCTCCCGTCGGTCCGGTGACGGCGTTTCGGTCGCCGACCTGACGGTGACGCGGGGCGACTTCGAGTCGGCGATGGCGTCGGTCGAACCCTCTGCGATGCGTGAGTACGTCGCCGAACAACCGACGAAGGGCTTCGAGGCCGTCGGCGGCCTCGACGACGTGAAACGGACGCTCGAACGCGCCGTCACGTGGCCGTTGACCTACGCACCACTCTTCGAAGCGGCAGCGACGGACCCGCCGACAGGCCTCCTCCTCTACGGCCCACCGGGAACAGGAAAGACGCTCCTCGCCCGCGCGATTGCGGCCGAAAGCGAGGTCAACTTCATCCACGTCGCAGGGCCGGAACTCCTCGACCGCTACGTCGGCGAGTCTGAGAAGTCCGTCCGCGAGGTGTTCGACCGTGCCCGACAGGCCGCGCCGAGCATCCTCTTCTTCGACGAGATAGACGCGCTCGCGACGAACCGAGACTCGATGGGGTCTGACTCCGGCGTCACCGAACGCGTGGTCTCGCAACTCCTGACCGAGATGGACAACGCCGCGGACAACCCGAACCTCGTCGTCCTCGCGGCGACGAACCGGCGTGACGCCCTCGACCCGGCGCTCCTCCGCCCCGGGCGACTGGAGACACACGTCGAAGTTCCTGCACCCGACATCGAGGCGCGTCGGGCGATTCTCGACGTTCACGTCCGAGACAAGCCCCTCAGTTCCGATGTCGACCTGAACGACGTGGCCGCTCACATGGACGGCTACACTGGCGCAGACGTCGCCGCAGTCTGCCGGGAGGCCGCACTCAGGGCCATCCAAGATGTCGCCGACGCCTACGAAGGGACGACTGCAAACGAGCACGCAGACGAGATTCGCATCACACGCGACCACTTCAACGCGGCGCTCGGGTCGGTCTCACCGACGCTCTCCTGA
- a CDS encoding class I SAM-dependent methyltransferase, producing the protein MPDDALGQAMLDRMRGCVRAQCVYRDGDDVGDAHIYEHYLVPQERWPDEKWEFVGSLRTPMLDVGCGAGQHALAVQERGDVVAFDVSPNAVRTARERGVETVFVGDMFERSLCTSQFETVLANGTQTGLVSTLEHLADLLVSLDSCTTSKGELVVDSYDPTRIVPDEFFGYRPDPRPGLARRTFHVEYGGLRGPDLEFLLLSPDRLRTAAGAAGLDVEHVHYPTTKSSYYRARIR; encoded by the coding sequence ATGCCCGACGATGCGCTCGGACAGGCGATGCTCGACCGGATGCGCGGATGCGTTCGCGCGCAGTGTGTCTACCGTGACGGGGACGACGTTGGCGACGCCCACATCTACGAACACTATCTGGTCCCACAGGAGCGCTGGCCTGACGAGAAGTGGGAGTTCGTCGGCTCACTGCGGACTCCCATGCTAGATGTCGGCTGTGGCGCGGGTCAACACGCGCTCGCCGTCCAGGAACGCGGTGACGTGGTTGCCTTCGACGTGAGTCCGAACGCAGTTCGTACGGCACGGGAACGGGGCGTCGAGACGGTGTTCGTCGGGGATATGTTCGAACGCAGTCTCTGTACGAGCCAGTTCGAGACAGTTCTCGCAAATGGGACACAGACCGGACTCGTCTCCACTCTCGAGCACCTCGCCGACCTGTTGGTGTCGCTGGATTCGTGTACGACGTCGAAAGGAGAACTCGTCGTCGACTCGTACGACCCGACGCGAATCGTCCCCGACGAGTTTTTTGGGTACAGACCTGACCCACGGCCCGGACTCGCTCGTCGGACGTTCCACGTCGAATACGGTGGCTTGCGAGGACCTGACCTCGAATTTCTCCTGCTCTCACCGGACCGCCTCAGAACGGCCGCAGGTGCTGCGGGTCTGGACGTAGAGCACGTTCACTATCCCACCACCAAATCGAGTTACTACAGGGCACGAATCCGCTAA
- a CDS encoding DUF7128 family protein: MVTTTKKDGETWFQCEECGMLFDVEVDAKAHEENCDTDSPSYLQ, translated from the coding sequence ATGGTGACCACGACGAAAAAAGACGGTGAGACGTGGTTCCAGTGTGAAGAGTGCGGGATGCTGTTCGACGTCGAAGTCGACGCAAAAGCACACGAAGAGAACTGCGACACGGATAGCCCGTCGTACCTGCAGTAA
- a CDS encoding rpa-associated protein, which translates to MSSSPVVGTREVAYRVFAAEFDDASLSYSESDEERAPNYVVTPTGARLNRTFVAGALTEVEHVNDEVLRGRIADPTGAFVTYAGQYQPDPMAFLDQATPPAFVALAGKARTYQPDDSDVVYTSIRPESINTIDADVRDRWLVSTAEATLERIAVFDEALSMPQRGDELRRVLEARGVESTLAAGIPRAIDHYGTTRAYLEAVRTLAVEALELVAGERDQVEDLAVSPGDEGDVTLGSLPELDLLPADSVDIGPAPEETVTAAEESDDAAVSESVEAESETAEPETADSVEAEPETADSVEAEAEASEAEASEAAEIEADAEPVAAEATTAGTAEAEPVSETTADSEPVTAETESVSTEPDAASATPDPEPESEPSDTSSTGGSLGDFEDDVVADDDPLDEPSLDELGDFDDDLPDIEEADVETDPVSETEDSTAEAAADTESVDDTTADSATEATDPSAMYELDDDERAEIESEFGTEFTSGSDVDPAGEADIDVPDVEELSEQVEDEPEPAADPEPVSEPVETESEPTDAEPESDDDTPAEDVNLEVAVVEAMEDIDDGDGAAHDDVVAAVVDEYGVDPGSVEDAIQDALLGGRCYEPQDDVLKAI; encoded by the coding sequence ATGAGTTCCTCACCAGTCGTTGGAACGCGCGAAGTCGCCTACCGCGTCTTCGCCGCCGAGTTCGACGACGCGTCGCTTTCGTACTCCGAGAGTGACGAAGAGCGCGCACCGAACTACGTCGTCACGCCGACGGGTGCGCGCCTCAACCGGACGTTCGTCGCGGGCGCGCTCACCGAAGTCGAGCATGTCAACGACGAGGTGCTCCGCGGTCGTATCGCCGACCCGACGGGCGCGTTCGTCACCTACGCCGGGCAGTATCAACCCGACCCGATGGCGTTCTTAGACCAGGCGACGCCGCCGGCGTTCGTCGCACTCGCAGGGAAGGCCCGGACGTACCAACCGGACGACTCCGACGTCGTCTACACGTCGATTCGCCCGGAGAGCATCAACACCATCGACGCCGACGTGCGGGACCGATGGCTGGTCTCGACGGCCGAGGCGACGCTCGAACGCATCGCGGTGTTCGACGAAGCACTCTCGATGCCGCAGCGCGGTGACGAACTTCGCCGCGTCCTCGAAGCACGAGGCGTCGAATCGACGCTCGCAGCGGGTATCCCACGGGCAATCGACCACTACGGGACGACCCGTGCGTACCTCGAAGCAGTCCGAACGCTCGCCGTCGAGGCATTGGAACTGGTTGCGGGCGAACGCGACCAGGTCGAAGACCTCGCAGTGTCGCCGGGCGACGAGGGCGACGTGACGCTCGGGTCCCTGCCCGAACTCGACCTTCTGCCGGCCGACAGCGTCGACATCGGTCCTGCTCCCGAAGAAACGGTGACAGCAGCCGAAGAATCGGACGACGCAGCGGTGTCCGAATCTGTCGAAGCAGAGTCTGAAACGGCGGAGCCTGAGACAGCAGACTCCGTCGAGGCCGAACCCGAGACGGCGGACTCTGTAGAAGCCGAAGCCGAGGCCTCCGAAGCCGAGGCCTCCGAAGCCGCCGAAATCGAAGCGGATGCCGAACCCGTCGCTGCTGAAGCGACGACCGCTGGGACGGCGGAAGCAGAACCTGTGTCCGAGACCACTGCTGACTCGGAACCCGTGACGGCCGAGACGGAATCCGTGTCCACCGAACCGGACGCAGCCTCTGCCACGCCAGACCCCGAACCCGAGTCTGAACCCTCGGACACGTCGTCGACGGGCGGTTCGCTCGGCGACTTCGAAGACGACGTCGTCGCAGACGACGACCCCCTCGACGAACCTTCACTCGACGAGTTGGGTGACTTCGACGACGACCTCCCAGACATCGAGGAGGCCGACGTGGAGACCGACCCAGTGTCTGAGACGGAAGACTCGACTGCTGAGGCAGCGGCTGACACGGAGTCGGTCGACGACACGACTGCAGACTCGGCGACCGAAGCAACCGACCCGTCGGCGATGTACGAACTCGACGACGACGAGCGCGCCGAAATCGAATCCGAGTTCGGCACGGAGTTCACGAGTGGGTCGGACGTCGACCCCGCCGGCGAGGCGGACATCGACGTCCCCGACGTCGAAGAACTCTCCGAGCAGGTGGAAGACGAACCTGAACCGGCAGCAGACCCTGAACCCGTTTCCGAGCCCGTCGAGACCGAGTCCGAACCGACCGACGCGGAACCCGAGTCCGATGACGACACGCCCGCTGAAGACGTCAACCTCGAAGTGGCAGTCGTCGAAGCGATGGAAGACATCGACGACGGCGACGGTGCGGCACACGACGACGTCGTCGCCGCCGTCGTCGACGAGTACGGCGTCGACCCCGGCTCGGTCGAAGACGCCATTCAGGACGCGCTCCTCGGTGGTCGCTGCTACGAACCGCAAGACGACGTGCTGAAGGCCATCTGA